CTGGTGGGCCATGTAGAAGGTTGTCTTGAAGCGGCCGCTTTTAATATACTTGTTGGTCAGCACAAAGATGGTCTTTTTGCTCAGCTGAATGCTCTGGGAAAGATTGTCAAAGACGGGCTGTCCTGGGAGCCAGTCCCTTTCTTCCAAGCATAAATTGAACTGTCTGGCTTTTTGATCTTCCAGCCTTTCAACCAGTTCTGTCAGCACCCACTCATTCACAGCCGGATCTCTGTTGTCATAGGCGATAAAAGCGTCGTAGCAAGCCTCTGGTAAAGATAAGCGCCGATAGCCCTTCAACTTGGCGGTGCAGTAATGGTAACTATACCACACATCCCAGAAATAGAGATGGCTCGTCACTGTGAACACCATAAAGATGAGGACAGTTGAAGCTGACAGAGCGTAGAGGATCAAATACGAGGTGTCCAGCTCACAGGTGTACAGATCCAAGAAAACCACGCTCCTTCCTTTATGTGCCCCTGGGCCCGCACAGGTCACGTCTGTGGCCAGAAGAGGAATAGTCACTTGAGTCTGATTGATCCACCAAACAAACCACACGGCATCACAATTGCACTTGAAAGGATTGCCATGCAAAAGCAGCATCCTCAGGTTGTTAATGACATTTTCAGGGAAGCTAGATTTCCTAATTATTTGGATCTTGTTTGCGCTGAGGTCCaagtatttcagtttaaaagcaccTCTGAGAAAGTGTTTAGTTAGTCGTTGAATGCGATTGTTTCGGAGCATCAGTTCTTGGAGCGTTGAAGAGCAATTGGACAGTTCTCGGGGAACAGTAGCCAGAAGGTTATTGCTGAGGTCCAGAGTTACCAGGTTCTTCAGATAGTGGAGGTTTCCCCAGTTGAAACTCTTCATCCGGTTATTGGTTAAGTTGAGGATCTTGAGTTCTGGAGGCATAGCTTGAAAAGCATCCGGAGGGAAAAAACTGAGTGAGTTGAAGGAAATATCCAGTTTTTCCAGGCTGGTCAGATTCTTGAAGAATGACAAGTATCTAGCATTCCCATCCATCCATAAAACATCCAAACGATTTCCTCTGAATTCTAAAATTTGAAGAGACTGGCTTTCCATCCCTGTGTTAATAGAGGTAGAAATCTCATTCTCGTTCATCATCAGCTTCTTCAGATGGGACAAGTTTTTCATAAAACTAAGCATGTGAGTTACACCTTCTGCCAAGAAATAATAGTTGTTATTGCTCAGGTCTAGGATTTCTAAAAGTTGTAGCTCTTTGAAAGCAGTTGAGTATAGCAAGTCAATCCTGTTGTTGGAAAAATCCAGATATTTCAATCCAGACAAGTAGGAGAATTCACTTCCATTTAAGGTCTGACTTATTGCATTACCTGACAAGTTGAGGCATCGGAGGAAACCGAGTCCCCGGAAGTCTGAGggattaatgaaaaatatgttgtttCTGCTTAAATCCAGAGTTTCTCCATATTTCCGGCACTCTTCCTTAACGGAAGATTGGTAGGAAGCAGCCTCTTTGTCTTTGGATCTGCAACTTCGCCCGTACACATCATACCTGAAATAATGCATGTCTTGTAATACTTGCCTGTTGTATTGCTCTCCTGAAATCCGAGGATTAGAGCAAAACCCATGAAAGTTGTTTTCACCTGAAGAAGGAGAAATTTTATTCACTGAGAGGTCTACGAATTTAAGAGCTGGGAATTTCTTGAACACTTTCAAGTCagcaattttaataaaattagtcCCAAGATCCAACACGGTAAGATTTCTA
Above is a window of Larus michahellis chromosome 1, bLarMic1.1, whole genome shotgun sequence DNA encoding:
- the LOC141750734 gene encoding toll-like receptor 7 gives rise to the protein MVPHEKMSNASPFLLLFLFPMLLSGAWFPKSLPCDVKAFESTVTVDCTDRRLTEIPRGIPANATNLTLSINDIPHIYQTSFAHLHNLVEIDFRCNCVPVKLGPKDNICTKRLKIENGSFSALTRLKSLYLDANQLLEIPRSLPPALSLLSLEANSIFSIQRANLSELGNIEVLYLGQNCYYRNPCNVSFEIEKTAFLELKKLTILSLKSNNLTHIPPNLSPTLKELYIYNNMIQVVQEQDLSALHNLEILDLSGNCPRCYNAPYPCTPCPKGAIEIHSRAFFSLKSLRILRLHSNSLQSIPSSWFKTIKNLKELDLSQNLLLKEIGDAQFLQFIPSLVELDLSFNFELKMYSPFLNLSKTFSSLSNLQTLRLRGYVFNELRERNLAPLLSLRNLTVLDLGTNFIKIADLKVFKKFPALKFVDLSVNKISPSSGENNFHGFCSNPRISGEQYNRQVLQDMHYFRYDVYGRSCRSKDKEAASYQSSVKEECRKYGETLDLSRNNIFFINPSDFRGLGFLRCLNLSGNAISQTLNGSEFSYLSGLKYLDFSNNRIDLLYSTAFKELQLLEILDLSNNNYYFLAEGVTHMLSFMKNLSHLKKLMMNENEISTSINTGMESQSLQILEFRGNRLDVLWMDGNARYLSFFKNLTSLEKLDISFNSLSFFPPDAFQAMPPELKILNLTNNRMKSFNWGNLHYLKNLVTLDLSNNLLATVPRELSNCSSTLQELMLRNNRIQRLTKHFLRGAFKLKYLDLSANKIQIIRKSSFPENVINNLRMLLLHGNPFKCNCDAVWFVWWINQTQVTIPLLATDVTCAGPGAHKGRSVVFLDLYTCELDTSYLILYALSASTVLIFMVFTVTSHLYFWDVWYSYHYCTAKLKGYRRLSLPEACYDAFIAYDNRDPAVNEWVLTELVERLEDQKARQFNLCLEERDWLPGQPVFDNLSQSIQLSKKTIFVLTNKYIKSGRFKTTFYMAHQRLLDEKMDVIILIFLEKVLQKSRYVRLRKRLCGSSVLEWPTNPRAQPYFWQCLKNAIATNNTLAYNRLLQETV